The genomic DNA GCGTTCCTCCGCTTCCTCCAGGGCGAATCTGACGAGTGGGAGGCGACCGGAGTCGATGatgtggcggcggcgatagCGAAGCAGGTGACCCaggaagcgtcgtcgcgtcgccacCCAcgtcctcgtcgccgaatcgactcGCCAGACTTCGTATGAGATGAAGCGCTTGTCGACGTTCGTACGACATGAGACAGACGGTCGAACTgttgacgacggcgtgaagcgtcgcgagaaaatcgcgcggcgccgccgccgaatcgtcgacgcgaaagtGCGCGTCGAGATAGTTGGCGAGTTGGACGCGAATTTCCATAATATCCGGAAAGTCGATGAAGAATCGACTGCACATGTAGGGCTCGTAGCTTCGGCACTCGTCCGTCGGACGATAGCCGCGCGCGACGAGCGAACAATACTTCAAAagaccgccgccgcgaatTTCTTCgggtcgtttcgtcgcgacgatttttcgatCGAGATGATCGAGcaccgtttcgacgtcgtcttcttcgtacatcgattcgacgtcgaccgaCGGGTAGAAATCGGgcgagagcggcggcgacgaagcgctcgTGTAGGCGAGATACGAATCGAGATCGATTTGAAGCGAATCGACGGAGAATTGATAGGGTCGACGCATGCGACCGACGAATTTGAGTTCGACGTTTCGCCCGCGATTGTTTCGAAGCGAGATGAGCGACCAGCGATCGTAATCGCCGAATACTTTGACCATTTTATCGACGTACGCTTCTTCGAGAGTCGACGCGCCCAGACGCGCCGTCGATACGCCGACCGGCATGAAATTGACGAGACTCGAGAGAACGATTTCGCGGATGTGCtggaaatcgacgtcgttcgtcagatcgacgtcgaagagaaagTCGAGATCGTTGAAGTCTTTTTCGTCCGCTTCGCGAACGACGTAGCTCGCCGCGCTGCCGTGCAGGCGAATTCGGACGTTTTCGAATGCCGTCGCTTTTAGGCG from Oscarella lobularis chromosome 11, ooOscLobu1.1, whole genome shotgun sequence includes the following:
- the LOC136193012 gene encoding terminal nucleotidyltransferase 5C-like, whose translation is MPAKSMDSKKTLSCEQVRRLDGLLREKYEIHGVGHFPTLELEPRNLLALLKKRLKATAFENVRIRLHGSAASYVVREADEKDFNDLDFLFDVDLTNDVDFQHIREIVLSSLVNFMPVGVSTARLGASTLEEAYVDKMVKVFGDYDRWSLISLRNNRGRNVELKFVGRMRRPYQFSVDSLQIDLDSYLAYTSASSPPLSPDFYPSVDVESMYEEDDVETVLDHLDRKIVATKRPEEIRGGGLLKYCSLVARGYRPTDECRSYEPYMCSRFFIDFPDIMEIRVQLANYLDAHFRVDDSAAAPRDFLATLHAVVNSSTVCLMSYERRQALHLIRSLASRFGDEDVGGDATTLPGSPASLSPPPHHRLRSPPTRQIRPGGSGGTRTKQRFYGDGGTGGGNRRHFYPHRRPQPPRFENGSGGRLVYGPVMSSGDGCLVWLVPVDTPTPTPVYQIDF